A region of Paractinoplanes abujensis DNA encodes the following proteins:
- a CDS encoding VOC family protein, with amino-acid sequence MQWTLEVVVVPVSDVDRAKEFYADRLGFTVDHDTRISDDVRIVQLTPPGSGCSIVIGQGAVPNMAPGSLKGLQLVVPDIEAAHKELVAGGVEVSDVQVVGENPRPVPHPLDNVGFVFFDDPDGNSWAVQQISSRAS; translated from the coding sequence ATGCAGTGGACTTTGGAAGTCGTCGTCGTGCCGGTGAGCGATGTGGACCGGGCCAAGGAGTTCTACGCGGACCGTCTCGGCTTCACCGTCGATCACGACACTCGGATCAGCGACGATGTCCGCATCGTGCAGCTCACGCCGCCCGGCAGCGGCTGCTCGATCGTGATCGGCCAGGGCGCGGTGCCCAACATGGCGCCCGGCTCGCTCAAGGGTCTGCAGCTCGTCGTGCCCGACATCGAGGCCGCGCACAAGGAACTGGTGGCGGGCGGGGTCGAGGTGAGCGACGTCCAGGTGGTGGGCGAGAACCCGCGGCCCGTGCCGCACCCCCTGGACAATGTCGGCTTCGTGTTCTTCGACGACCCGGACGGCAACAGCTGGGCCGTGCAGCAGATCTCGTCGCGGGCTAGTTGA
- the secG gene encoding preprotein translocase subunit SecG has product MPMWFAYTLIALLVLTSFLLTLLILLHRGKGGGMSSMFGGGVTSSLAGSSVAEKNLDRYTVLVGIVWFACIVGLGLWLRVSVPGS; this is encoded by the coding sequence ATGCCGATGTGGTTCGCGTACACGTTGATCGCGTTGCTGGTCCTCACCAGCTTCTTGCTGACCCTGCTGATCCTGCTGCACCGCGGCAAGGGTGGCGGCATGTCGAGCATGTTCGGCGGTGGCGTGACGTCCAGCCTGGCCGGCTCCTCGGTGGCGGAGAAGAACCTCGACCGCTACACCGTGCTGGTGGGCATCGTCTGGTTCGCCTGCATCGTGGGCCTCGGCCTGTGGCTGCGGGTGTCCGTTCCGGGTTCCTGA
- the tpiA gene encoding triose-phosphate isomerase — protein sequence MAEVRRPLMAGNWKMNLNHFEANLLVQKLAASLSEQQLTDVEVAVLPPFTDLRTVQTAVDGDKLNIVYGAQDISQHKSGAYTGEIAGSMLEKLGCTFVLAGHSERREYHNEDDALVNAKVKAAFANNLTPILCVGEGLSVREENGHVAHCTSQVDAGLAGLKPEQVKQIVIAYEPVWAIGTGKTATPEDAQEVCGEIRAQLAKVYGAEVADAVRVLYGGSVKAANIASIMAKPDVDGALIGGASLDAEEFASIARFREHVAR from the coding sequence ATGGCTGAGGTCCGTCGGCCCCTGATGGCCGGCAACTGGAAGATGAACCTCAACCACTTCGAGGCCAACCTTCTGGTGCAGAAGCTCGCCGCGAGCCTGAGCGAGCAGCAGCTCACCGACGTCGAGGTGGCCGTGCTGCCGCCGTTCACCGACCTGCGCACCGTGCAGACCGCGGTCGACGGCGACAAGCTGAACATCGTCTACGGCGCGCAGGACATCTCGCAGCACAAGTCGGGCGCCTACACCGGTGAGATCGCCGGGTCGATGCTGGAGAAGCTGGGCTGCACCTTCGTGCTGGCCGGCCACTCCGAGCGCCGCGAATACCACAACGAGGACGACGCGCTGGTCAACGCGAAGGTGAAGGCGGCCTTCGCGAACAACCTGACGCCGATCCTCTGCGTGGGCGAGGGCCTGTCCGTCCGCGAGGAGAACGGTCACGTCGCGCACTGCACCTCGCAGGTCGACGCGGGCCTGGCCGGGCTCAAGCCCGAGCAGGTCAAGCAGATCGTCATCGCGTACGAGCCGGTCTGGGCCATCGGCACCGGCAAGACCGCGACCCCCGAGGACGCCCAGGAGGTGTGCGGGGAGATCCGGGCTCAGCTGGCCAAGGTGTACGGGGCCGAGGTGGCTGACGCCGTGCGGGTGCTCTACGGCGGCTCGGTCAAGGCGGCCAACATCGCCTCGATCATGGCCAAGCCGGACGTGGACGGCGCCCTGATCGGCGGCGCGAGCCTGGACGCCGAGGAGTTCGCCTCGATCGCGCGGTTCCGCGAGCACGTAGCCCGCTGA
- a CDS encoding GNAT family N-acetyltransferase has product MHPEIRAYRPTDLDAVYDICVRTADAGGDGRGQTSSDRLVGDIFAAPYVVLEPETARILDDGHGNAVGYVVGTTDTAAFVKRYRTEWLPVTAGRYGDDPRDEMWLGLHHDPERMLVPELAGYPAHLHIDLLPEWQGRGHGRGLMWSFLAGLHAAGAPRVHLGVAPANTAAQAFYGRLGFERIPVPSQPDAVYLGRDTAV; this is encoded by the coding sequence GTGCACCCAGAGATCCGCGCCTACCGGCCCACCGACCTCGACGCCGTCTACGACATCTGCGTCCGCACCGCCGACGCGGGCGGTGACGGGCGCGGACAGACCAGCAGTGACCGGCTGGTCGGCGACATCTTCGCCGCGCCCTACGTCGTGCTGGAGCCCGAGACGGCCCGCATCCTCGACGACGGGCACGGCAACGCCGTGGGCTACGTGGTCGGCACCACCGACACGGCCGCCTTCGTGAAGCGTTACCGCACCGAATGGCTGCCCGTCACGGCCGGCCGCTACGGCGACGACCCGCGCGACGAGATGTGGCTGGGGCTGCACCACGATCCCGAGCGCATGCTCGTGCCCGAACTGGCCGGCTATCCCGCGCACCTGCACATCGACCTGCTGCCGGAGTGGCAGGGCCGTGGGCACGGGCGCGGGCTGATGTGGTCGTTCCTGGCCGGCCTGCACGCCGCCGGGGCGCCGCGGGTGCACCTGGGCGTGGCCCCGGCGAACACCGCGGCGCAGGCCTTCTACGGCCGGCTCGGCTTCGAGCGGATCCCGGTGCCGTCCCAGCCCGACGCGGTCTATCTGGGCCGCGACACGGCCGTCTGA
- the zwf gene encoding glucose-6-phosphate dehydrogenase, which produces MGNPLRTAQDRRLPRIPEPCALVIFGVTGDLSRKKLIPAVYDLANRGLLPPGFVVLGFARRDWGDGDFESLAYEAAKKGARTPWREDVWQRLASQFQFVPGSFDDDAAFDHLAETLDDLRERNGIPGNAAFYFSIPPAAFPLVLNQLARTGMADNAKSGGWRRVVVEKPFGNDLQTAISLNQLVDEVFTPGDVYRIDHYLGKETVQNILALRFANSLFEPVWNSKYVDSVQITMAEDVGIGTRAAFYDASGAARDVLQNHLLQLLALVAMEEPTSFDPDDVRAEKLKVLKAIAIPKDISKGSVRGQYLPGWVAGERAVGYLEEKNIPADSTTETYAAVRLGIQNRRWAEVPFYVRVGKRMPRRVTEIAILFKKAPHLPFDPADVEMLGHNQLVIRVQPDEGVVLKYGSKVPGTTMEVRDIAMDFQYGEAFTESSPEAYERLVLDVLVGDRTLFPDAAEIEQSWQVIDPLEAAWAGTKPEPYRSGEWGPRASDEMLAREGRAWRRA; this is translated from the coding sequence GTGGGCAATCCGCTGCGTACCGCACAGGACCGCAGGCTTCCCCGGATCCCGGAGCCGTGCGCTCTGGTGATCTTCGGAGTCACCGGTGACCTGTCCCGAAAGAAGCTCATCCCGGCCGTCTACGACCTGGCCAACCGCGGTCTGCTGCCGCCCGGTTTCGTGGTTCTGGGCTTCGCCCGCCGCGACTGGGGCGACGGCGACTTCGAATCGCTGGCGTACGAGGCGGCGAAGAAGGGCGCCCGGACCCCGTGGCGCGAGGACGTCTGGCAGCGTCTGGCCAGCCAGTTCCAGTTCGTGCCCGGCTCGTTCGACGACGACGCCGCGTTCGACCACCTGGCCGAGACGCTCGACGACCTGCGCGAGCGCAACGGCATCCCCGGCAACGCCGCCTTCTACTTCTCGATCCCGCCCGCCGCGTTCCCGCTGGTGCTCAACCAGCTCGCCCGTACGGGGATGGCCGACAACGCCAAGTCGGGCGGCTGGCGCCGGGTCGTCGTCGAGAAGCCGTTCGGCAACGACCTGCAGACCGCGATCTCGCTGAACCAGCTGGTCGACGAGGTCTTCACCCCCGGCGACGTCTACCGCATCGACCACTACCTGGGCAAAGAGACGGTCCAGAACATTCTGGCCCTGCGCTTCGCCAACAGCCTGTTCGAGCCGGTGTGGAACTCCAAGTACGTCGACTCGGTGCAGATCACGATGGCCGAGGACGTCGGCATCGGCACCCGCGCCGCGTTCTACGACGCGTCCGGCGCCGCCCGTGACGTGCTGCAGAACCACCTGCTCCAGCTGCTGGCCCTGGTCGCGATGGAGGAGCCGACGAGCTTCGACCCCGACGACGTACGGGCCGAGAAGCTCAAGGTGCTCAAGGCGATCGCCATCCCGAAGGACATCTCCAAGGGCTCGGTCCGCGGGCAGTACCTCCCCGGCTGGGTGGCCGGCGAGCGCGCCGTGGGCTACCTGGAGGAGAAGAACATCCCGGCCGACTCCACCACGGAGACGTACGCGGCGGTCCGGCTCGGCATCCAGAACAGGCGCTGGGCCGAGGTCCCGTTCTACGTGCGCGTCGGCAAGCGCATGCCGCGCCGGGTGACCGAGATCGCGATCCTGTTCAAGAAGGCGCCGCACCTGCCGTTCGACCCGGCCGACGTGGAGATGCTGGGCCACAACCAGCTGGTCATCCGCGTGCAGCCGGACGAGGGTGTCGTCCTGAAGTACGGCTCCAAGGTGCCGGGCACCACGATGGAGGTCCGCGACATCGCGATGGACTTCCAGTACGGCGAGGCGTTCACCGAGTCCAGCCCCGAGGCGTACGAGCGGCTGGTGCTGGACGTGCTGGTCGGCGACCGGACCCTGTTCCCGGACGCCGCCGAGATCGAGCAGAGCTGGCAGGTCATCGACCCGCTGGAGGCCGCGTGGGCGGGCACCAAGCCCGAGCCCTACCGGTCCGGCGAGTGGGGCCCCCGCGCTTCGGACGAGATGCTGGCCCGCGAGGGTCGCGCCTGGAGGCGAGCATGA
- the tal gene encoding transaldolase — protein MTDRLAELSAAGVAVWLDDLSRPRLTTGGLKKLLDEQHVVGVTTNPSIFQKALSDADAYDEQLKDLAAQGVTVEEAVRLMTGRDVRDACDVERPAYDASNGVDGRVSIEVDPRKAHETESTVAEAKTLWWLVDRENLYIKIPATLAGLPAITQVLAAGISVNVTLIFSNERYRAVMDAFLDGIEQAKANGHDITKIGSVASFFVSRVDSEIDKRLDKIGSDEAKALKGKAAIANAQLAYEAYQEVFGTDRWKALEAAGAQPQRPLWASTSTKNPEYKDTVYVEELVAPGTVNTMPEAVIHAFADHGETRKDAVTGSYDTARQVFADLERVGVDLPDVFKVLEDEGVDKFEASWKELLEGVDKSLKAAAKGSGSPSDAA, from the coding sequence ATGACCGACAGGCTTGCTGAGCTCTCCGCCGCCGGGGTGGCGGTCTGGCTCGACGACCTCTCCCGTCCCCGCCTGACCACCGGCGGGCTCAAGAAGCTGCTCGACGAGCAGCACGTGGTCGGCGTGACCACGAACCCGAGCATCTTCCAGAAGGCGCTCTCCGACGCCGACGCGTACGACGAGCAGCTCAAGGACCTGGCTGCGCAGGGCGTCACGGTCGAGGAGGCCGTACGGCTGATGACCGGCCGCGATGTGCGCGACGCGTGTGACGTCGAGCGCCCGGCCTACGACGCCTCCAACGGTGTCGACGGCCGCGTGTCCATCGAGGTCGACCCGCGCAAGGCCCACGAGACCGAGAGCACCGTGGCCGAGGCCAAGACGCTCTGGTGGCTCGTCGACCGCGAGAACCTCTACATCAAGATCCCGGCGACCCTGGCCGGCCTGCCGGCGATCACCCAGGTGCTGGCCGCGGGCATCAGCGTCAACGTGACGCTGATCTTCTCGAACGAGCGCTACCGCGCCGTGATGGACGCGTTCCTCGACGGCATCGAGCAGGCCAAGGCCAACGGCCACGACATCACCAAGATCGGCTCGGTGGCGTCGTTCTTCGTCTCCCGCGTGGACTCCGAGATCGACAAGCGCCTCGACAAGATCGGCAGTGACGAGGCCAAGGCGCTCAAGGGCAAGGCGGCCATCGCCAACGCCCAGCTCGCCTACGAGGCGTACCAGGAGGTCTTCGGCACCGACCGGTGGAAGGCCCTCGAGGCCGCCGGCGCCCAGCCGCAGCGTCCGCTGTGGGCGTCCACCTCCACCAAGAACCCGGAGTACAAGGACACCGTCTACGTCGAGGAACTGGTGGCCCCGGGCACGGTCAACACCATGCCGGAGGCCGTGATCCACGCGTTCGCCGACCACGGCGAGACCCGCAAGGACGCCGTGACCGGCTCGTACGACACGGCCCGCCAGGTCTTCGCCGACCTCGAGCGGGTCGGGGTCGACCTGCCCGACGTCTTCAAGGTGCTCGAGGACGAGGGCGTCGACAAGTTCGAGGCCAGCTGGAAGGAACTGCTCGAGGGCGTCGACAAGTCGCTCAAGGCAGCGGCCAAGGGCTCCGGCAGCCCGAGCGACGCGGCCTGA
- a CDS encoding glucose-6-phosphate dehydrogenase assembly protein OpcA: protein MIGLWDTTGNEVVKALAAERRSAGGVASGLALTLVAVVEEKKVREAEAAATIAAAAHPCRLLIVVRSDLEGRSRLDAEIVVGGRLGPAEAVVMRMYGRLALHAESVVMPLLAPDVPVVSWWHQEPPDTIANDFLGVVADRRITDCAQAPDPVAALRQRAADYAPGDTDLTWTRITLWRTLVAGAFDTTDARVIGATIVAPSKDPTAWLMKGWLQSRLGIVPELQAAERAPRMHSVQLLCENGDTVTVTREENTALFSRTGQEDRYMPLPKRPVGDELAEELRRLDADQIYADALGAMAGVSGLDHRPAMRVHVWKDPALAAKADEEGAMAGPGGTAA, encoded by the coding sequence ATGATCGGCTTGTGGGACACCACCGGCAACGAGGTGGTCAAGGCGCTCGCCGCCGAGCGGCGCAGCGCCGGCGGTGTGGCCTCCGGCCTCGCCCTGACCCTGGTCGCCGTGGTCGAGGAGAAGAAGGTCCGCGAGGCCGAGGCGGCCGCCACGATCGCCGCCGCCGCGCACCCGTGCCGGCTGCTCATCGTGGTGCGCTCCGACCTCGAGGGCCGCAGCCGCCTCGACGCCGAGATCGTCGTGGGTGGACGGCTGGGCCCGGCCGAGGCGGTCGTGATGCGCATGTACGGCCGGCTCGCGCTGCACGCCGAGTCGGTGGTCATGCCGCTGCTGGCGCCGGACGTGCCGGTGGTCAGCTGGTGGCACCAGGAGCCGCCGGACACGATCGCGAACGACTTCCTGGGCGTGGTGGCCGACCGCCGGATCACCGACTGCGCGCAGGCGCCCGACCCGGTGGCCGCGCTGCGGCAGCGGGCGGCCGACTACGCGCCCGGCGACACCGACCTCACCTGGACCCGCATCACCCTGTGGCGCACCCTGGTCGCCGGGGCCTTCGACACCACCGACGCGCGGGTCATCGGCGCGACGATCGTGGCGCCGAGCAAGGACCCGACGGCCTGGCTGATGAAGGGCTGGCTGCAGTCGCGGCTGGGCATCGTGCCCGAGCTGCAGGCGGCCGAACGCGCGCCGCGGATGCACTCGGTGCAGCTGCTCTGCGAGAACGGCGACACGGTGACGGTGACCCGCGAGGAGAACACCGCGCTGTTCAGCCGCACCGGCCAGGAGGACCGTTACATGCCGCTGCCCAAGCGGCCGGTCGGCGACGAGCTGGCCGAGGAGCTGCGCCGGCTGGACGCCGACCAGATCTACGCCGACGCGCTCGGCGCGATGGCCGGAGTGTCCGGTCTCGACCACCGGCCCGCGATGCGCGTGCACGTGTGGAAGGACCCGGCGCTGGCGGCCAAGGCCGACGAGGAGGGCGCCATGGCGGGCCCGGGCGGCACAGCCGCATAG
- the pgl gene encoding 6-phosphogluconolactonase yields the protein MSKTLVVVVPDADTLAATVASRLIAKIVDAQAERGSAGVVLTGGRIAKRVLAALPGLPEAAAVNWSQVDLYWGDERFLPAGDPERNETQAREALLDALPLDPARVHAMPASDGPDGEDAEAAAARYAQELRLGGAELPPFDVLMLGVGEDGHVASLFPEHPVLNETAGTTAAVHNSPKPPPTRITLTMPAIQTAYEVWLIAAGPDKSDAIGRALNGDKLLPAAQATGTAKTYWLLDKAAAAAVN from the coding sequence GTGAGCAAGACCCTGGTCGTGGTGGTGCCGGACGCCGACACCCTGGCCGCGACGGTGGCGTCCCGCCTGATCGCCAAGATCGTGGATGCGCAGGCCGAGCGTGGCTCGGCCGGTGTGGTGCTGACCGGCGGCCGCATCGCCAAGCGGGTGCTGGCCGCGCTGCCGGGTCTGCCCGAGGCGGCCGCGGTCAACTGGTCGCAGGTGGACCTGTATTGGGGCGACGAGCGTTTCCTGCCCGCGGGCGACCCCGAACGCAACGAGACCCAGGCCCGCGAGGCCCTGCTCGACGCGCTGCCGCTCGACCCGGCCCGGGTGCACGCCATGCCCGCCTCCGACGGCCCGGACGGCGAGGACGCCGAGGCGGCCGCCGCCCGTTACGCCCAGGAACTGCGCCTGGGCGGGGCCGAGCTGCCCCCGTTCGACGTGCTGATGCTGGGCGTGGGCGAGGACGGCCACGTCGCGTCGCTGTTCCCGGAGCACCCGGTGCTCAACGAGACCGCGGGCACCACCGCGGCCGTCCACAACAGCCCCAAGCCGCCGCCGACCCGGATCACGCTGACCATGCCGGCGATCCAGACGGCGTACGAGGTGTGGCTGATCGCGGCCGGCCCCGACAAGTCCGACGCGATCGGCCGGGCTCTCAATGGCGACAAGCTGCTGCCCGCGGCGCAGGCCACCGGCACGGCGAAGACCTACTGGCTGCTCGACAAGGCCGCCGCGGCCGCCGTCAACTAG
- the whiA gene encoding DNA-binding protein WhiA: protein MAMTAAVKDELSRVDVPKPCCRRAEMAALLRFAGGLHIVSGRVVVEAELDTGAVARRLRREIADVYGYPSEVHVLASGGLRKGSHYIVRIVKDGEALARQTGLLDVRGRPVRGLPPHVVSANVCCAVAAWRGAFMAHGSLTEPGRSSALEITCPGPEAALALRGAARRIGITAKEREVRGVDRVVIKDGDAIAALLTRIGAHASVLAWEERRVRREVRATANRLANFDDANLRRSARAAVAAAARVTRALEILADEAPNHLTSAGQLRLEHRQASLEELGALADPPLTKDAIAGRIRRLLALADKRARDLGIPDTEAAVTPEMMAC, encoded by the coding sequence ATGGCGATGACGGCAGCGGTCAAGGACGAGCTGAGCCGGGTCGACGTGCCCAAGCCGTGCTGCCGGCGGGCGGAGATGGCGGCCCTGCTGCGGTTCGCCGGCGGTCTGCACATCGTCTCGGGCCGCGTGGTGGTCGAGGCGGAGCTGGACACGGGGGCGGTGGCGCGGCGGCTGCGGCGCGAGATCGCCGACGTCTACGGCTACCCCAGCGAGGTGCACGTGCTGGCGTCGGGCGGCCTGCGCAAGGGCAGCCACTACATCGTGCGCATCGTCAAGGACGGCGAGGCCCTGGCCCGGCAGACGGGGCTGCTCGACGTGCGGGGCCGGCCCGTGCGGGGGCTCCCGCCGCACGTGGTCTCGGCCAACGTGTGCTGCGCGGTGGCGGCGTGGCGGGGCGCGTTCATGGCGCACGGCTCGCTGACCGAGCCGGGCCGCTCCAGCGCGCTCGAGATCACCTGCCCCGGCCCCGAGGCGGCGCTGGCCCTGCGCGGCGCGGCCCGCCGGATCGGCATCACGGCCAAGGAGCGCGAGGTCCGCGGCGTCGACCGGGTCGTGATCAAGGACGGCGACGCGATCGCCGCGCTGCTCACCCGGATCGGCGCGCACGCCAGCGTGCTGGCCTGGGAGGAGCGCCGGGTGCGGCGCGAGGTGCGGGCCACTGCCAACCGGCTGGCCAACTTCGACGACGCGAACCTGCGCCGCTCGGCCCGTGCCGCCGTGGCCGCGGCCGCCCGGGTCACCCGCGCGCTGGAGATCCTGGCCGACGAGGCCCCCAACCACCTCACCTCGGCCGGTCAGCTGCGCCTGGAGCACCGGCAGGCCTCGCTGGAGGAGCTGGGCGCCCTGGCCGACCCGCCGCTGACGAAGGACGCGATCGCCGGCCGTATAAGGCGTCTGCTCGCCCTCGCCGACAAGCGCGCCCGCGACCTGGGCATCCCCGACACGGAGGCGGCTGTGACGCCCGAGATGATGGCCTGCTGA
- a CDS encoding phosphoglycerate kinase, producing MILKTLDDLLGEGVSGRRVLVRADLNVPFDKANPGVISDDGRARAVLPTLIALRDAGARVIVMSHLGRPKGAPDPKYTLEPVATRLGELLGSPVVFATDTVGPDAAAKAEALTDGQVLLLENLRFNAGETAKDDAERAAFAGELAKFADFYVDDAFGAVHRKHASVYDVPAVLPHYAGGLVLREVEVLKKVTESPEQPYVVVLGGSKVSDKLAVIKALLPKVDKLLVGGGMCFTFLKAQGHEVGKSLLEDEMVGTCRDLLEEAQGRIVLPVDVVAATEFSADADSVTVPAPEIPADRLGLDIGPESVALFAEAIGGAKTVFWNGPMGVFELAPFAAGTRGVAEAITKIDGFSVVGGGDSAAAVRTLGLDEGAFGHISTGGGASLEYLEGKTLPGIEALEK from the coding sequence ATCATCTTGAAGACTCTCGACGACCTGCTCGGCGAGGGTGTCTCGGGTCGGCGCGTGCTCGTGCGCGCCGACCTGAACGTCCCGTTCGACAAGGCCAACCCGGGCGTCATCAGCGACGACGGCCGCGCCCGCGCGGTGCTGCCGACGCTGATCGCGCTGCGTGACGCGGGCGCCCGCGTCATCGTGATGTCGCACCTGGGCCGCCCCAAGGGCGCGCCCGACCCCAAGTACACCCTCGAGCCGGTCGCCACCCGCCTGGGTGAGCTGCTGGGCTCGCCGGTGGTCTTCGCGACCGACACCGTCGGCCCCGATGCTGCGGCGAAGGCCGAGGCGTTGACCGACGGCCAGGTGCTGCTCCTCGAGAACCTGCGTTTCAACGCCGGGGAGACCGCGAAGGACGACGCCGAGCGCGCCGCTTTCGCGGGCGAGTTGGCGAAGTTCGCCGACTTCTACGTCGATGACGCTTTCGGTGCCGTGCATCGTAAGCACGCCTCGGTCTACGACGTGCCGGCCGTGCTCCCGCACTACGCGGGCGGTCTGGTCCTGCGTGAAGTGGAAGTGCTGAAGAAGGTCACCGAAAGCCCCGAGCAGCCGTACGTGGTCGTGCTCGGCGGCTCGAAGGTCTCCGACAAGCTCGCGGTGATCAAGGCGCTGCTGCCCAAGGTCGACAAGCTTCTGGTCGGCGGCGGCATGTGCTTCACCTTCCTCAAGGCCCAGGGCCACGAGGTCGGCAAGTCGCTGCTCGAGGACGAGATGGTCGGCACCTGCCGCGACCTGCTGGAAGAGGCCCAGGGCCGGATCGTGCTGCCGGTCGACGTGGTCGCGGCGACCGAGTTCTCGGCCGACGCCGACTCGGTGACCGTGCCTGCGCCGGAGATCCCGGCCGACCGGCTGGGTCTCGACATCGGCCCGGAGTCGGTGGCGCTGTTCGCCGAGGCCATCGGCGGCGCCAAGACGGTGTTCTGGAACGGCCCGATGGGCGTGTTCGAGCTGGCCCCGTTCGCGGCGGGCACCCGGGGTGTGGCCGAGGCGATCACCAAGATCGACGGTTTCTCGGTCGTCGGCGGCGGCGACTCGGCCGCGGCCGTGCGCACGCTCGGCCTCGACGAGGGTGCCTTCGGGCACATCTCGACGGGTGGCGGCGCCTCCCTGGAGTATCTCGAGGGCAAGACCCTCCCCGGCATCGAAGCTCTGGAGAAGTAG
- a CDS encoding RNA polymerase-binding protein RbpA, translating into MSSGSAIRGSRVGSSPVRPDERSEPAPRREVTYFCAAGHASQILFAAEAAPPDAWDCPRCGQPAGLDREKPPGRLRAEPYKSHLAYVKERRSDEDGARILEEALAKLRQRRGRE; encoded by the coding sequence GTGTCCAGTGGCAGTGCGATCCGCGGCAGCCGTGTCGGCTCGTCCCCGGTCCGCCCCGACGAGCGCAGTGAGCCCGCCCCGCGGCGGGAGGTGACCTACTTCTGCGCGGCCGGGCACGCCAGTCAGATCCTGTTCGCGGCCGAGGCGGCGCCGCCCGACGCGTGGGACTGCCCGCGCTGCGGCCAGCCCGCCGGCCTCGATCGGGAGAAGCCGCCGGGCCGGCTGCGCGCCGAGCCGTACAAGTCGCATCTGGCCTACGTCAAGGAGCGGCGCTCCGACGAGGACGGCGCCCGCATCCTGGAGGAGGCGCTGGCCAAGCTGCGCCAGCGCCGCGGCCGCGAGTAG
- the gap gene encoding type I glyceraldehyde-3-phosphate dehydrogenase, producing MTIRVGINGFGRIGRNFFRAAAASGADIEIVGVNDLTDNATLAHLLKYDSILGRLPHEVKATADEITVGGKTFKAFAERDPNSLPWGDLGADVVIESTGFFTDATKAKAHVDKGAKKVIISAPAKNEDITVVMGVNDNLYDAAQHTIISNASCTTNCLAPMAKVLNDTIGIERGLMTTIHAYTQDQNLQDGPHKDLRRARAAALNVVPTSTGAAKAVSLVLPELKGKLDGFAMRVPIPTGSATDLTFQAAKETSVEEVNAAIKAAAEGALRGILTYTEDEIVSSDIVTDPASCIFDAGLTKVIGNQVKVVGWYDNEWGYSNRLVDLVKLVGA from the coding sequence GTGACCATCCGGGTTGGCATCAACGGCTTCGGCCGTATCGGCCGCAACTTCTTCCGGGCGGCTGCCGCCTCCGGTGCGGACATCGAGATCGTCGGCGTGAACGACCTGACCGACAACGCCACGCTCGCGCACCTGCTCAAGTACGACTCGATCCTCGGCCGCCTGCCGCACGAGGTGAAGGCGACCGCCGACGAGATCACCGTCGGTGGCAAGACCTTCAAGGCGTTCGCCGAGCGCGACCCGAACAGCCTGCCCTGGGGCGACCTGGGCGCCGACGTCGTGATCGAGTCGACCGGCTTCTTCACCGACGCCACCAAGGCCAAGGCCCACGTCGACAAGGGCGCCAAGAAGGTCATCATCTCGGCCCCGGCCAAGAACGAGGACATCACCGTCGTCATGGGTGTCAACGACAACCTGTACGACGCCGCGCAGCACACGATCATCTCGAACGCGTCCTGCACGACCAACTGCCTCGCGCCGATGGCCAAGGTCCTCAACGACACGATCGGCATCGAGCGTGGCCTGATGACCACGATCCACGCCTACACGCAGGACCAGAACCTGCAGGACGGCCCGCACAAGGACCTGCGTCGCGCCCGCGCCGCCGCCCTCAACGTGGTGCCGACCTCGACCGGCGCCGCCAAGGCCGTCAGCCTGGTGCTGCCCGAACTCAAGGGCAAGCTCGACGGTTTCGCGATGCGCGTGCCGATCCCGACCGGCTCGGCCACCGACCTGACCTTCCAGGCCGCCAAGGAGACCTCGGTCGAGGAGGTCAACGCCGCGATCAAGGCCGCCGCCGAGGGCGCGCTCCGGGGCATCCTGACCTACACCGAGGACGAGATCGTCTCCTCGGACATCGTGACCGACCCGGCCTCCTGCATCTTCGACGCCGGCCTGACCAAGGTCATCGGCAACCAGGTCAAGGTCGTCGGCTGGTACGACAACGAGTGGGGCTACTCGAACCGCCTCGTCGACCTGGTCAAGCTCGTCGGGGCCTGA